TCTGCTCCCAGATTTTTTGCCGATGAACCTGATCAGGAAATGGAAACTGGATGATGAAACGGATCCGACGCAGAAACGCTGGATCTATCGCCTCTTTCAGGTTGGTGGTGAGAATGGCAAGGCCCCGGTAGGTCTCCATCCGCTGGAGAAGATAGGAGATTTCAATGTTGGCATACCGGTCATGACTGTCCTTCACCTCGCTGCGTTTGCCGAAGAGGGCATCGGCCTCGTCAAAGAGCAGAATCGCTCCACCTATTTCGGCAGCGTCGAATATTTTTCGCAGGTTCTTCTCGGTCTCTCCTATGTATTTGCTCACCACCTGGGAAAGGTCGATCCGATACAGGTCCAGTTGAAGGTCGGTGGCCAGCACTTCGGCCGCCAGGGTCTTTCCTGTGCCGCTCATGCCGGTGAAAAGGGCGCTGATCCCGAATCCCCGGGATGATCGCTCGGCGAAGCCCCACTTCTCGTAAACAGTGGCACGGTGGCGTACCTGTGCCGCGATCTGGTGGAGGAGAGTGCGCTGTTTATCGGGGAGAATCAACTGGTCCCACTTTGCTCGCGGTGTGATCCACTCTGCCAGACCCTGCATAGCCGGGCGTGTCATCCGACGGCAGGCGTCCCAGAGTGTGTTTCCGAGAATCTCAGGGTGAGGAGTAATTTGAACATCACAATCATCAGCGAGGATATCATTACAAACATTCTGGATATCCGTTGGATTCAGGATAAATTGAGAGATCAGTGGATTTATCACGGCGTCCGGATTCGGGCACAACCAGCCAATCTGTTCTGTCCAGATCTCTCGTTGCTCCTGCACCGTAGGTCTTGGAATATCAAAGATCACGGACTGCCGATAAAACGTAACAGCATTTTTCCTTGAAATGAGAAGAGGGCATTCGAGGGATTCACTGATGTATTTGAGTGCTGTTTCCCGGCCGGGATCATTTGAATCACCATCGTCGCAATTCAGGTAAATAGCACCGCGGCTTAACATCATTTCCCTCATCGAAAGCCGTGCCAGCGCCTCCTGTTCAGCAGGAGAAAGAGGGATCCTTCCGGTATCAATTCGGAAAGGGCGATATCCCTGTATCTCACAGGCATGGAGATAAATATCTTGTTTGATTCTGGACTGATTTCCAATAAGTTGAATGGGAATATGGATTCCCTGATCCTCTCCTTCTGACCACACACGGCAAATCTCTGTGGCAATATCCCGATGACAGGATACAAGTTCTTGCAGTGGAAAAGAATCCATTGGTTCAAGGATTCCGGAAAGCCGCTCATCGCAATATTGCATTCCCATGAGAAAATGAAGGATACGTTCATCGATTCTAAGCTGACACTCGAACAGGCTTCTTCCGGGCTCGATTTCGATGAGACGCCAGTACCTGAGTGGGCCTGCCGGAGAAAGAGCAGACCAGGTACCTTCCGGTAAAACACTGAGGGCGAGCCCGAAAGTGAGAGAAGAAATGTCTCTCATACCGTGAGCTTTGATGATAAGATTCTGAATTGAGGGCTCGATCTCGGCACCGGCGCAAAGAAGAAGGAGATCCCGTTCAAAGCGGGAGAATGTCGAGGTTATTAGGTCAAACGCCGGGGGAGACGGCATATTCTCTGCTATCCGGGAAAGACGTGCTCTCCCCTCGAGTCCTGCTGGATTCTCGTTTATATCATCACGATTTCGAAGGCGCTGTTCAATTTCCTCTCTTAAGATGGAAAAAGCGATGGCGAGGTATTGTTGGTTCGCTTCCATCCAAGTAACCGGATTATGATTATTCATGGTATCCCTGCGATATCTTCTTTTCAAACGGGAATATCAACAGATATCAGAATGATGAAAGAATTCAAACGACTCATATTTTAATCTTAATATATATATAAAAAATATTTATATTATATAAATAAAAATCGGTTAAAGTGAGGTATCAATAAGACTCTTTTTATCCCTCACCCGCACATTCGCCAGAAAAGTCCTCGCCAGAAGCGGACTGACCGCCCCGGGCGGCAATCCCAGCACCGCCGCCACGTCCCGGGCCAGCGCCATCGGCTCCGGGTTCTCCGCCCCGGCGCAGGAAAGCACGGCCTCATGGATCGCCTGCAGGTAGAGAATGCCCTCGTCCATCACCCGGTAGGCCTCCCCGCCATACCGCGGCTCGTCCCATGCCGACAAAAGCACCTTGATACCGGCCCGGTTCCGGAGCCGTTCCACCGACCGCACCGACGCGAGGGCATCGTCGTACACCGGCAGATCGCCCCGCACCGGCACCGCATCGCCGCAGCAGAGCACATTTTCGTCATGCAGGAACAGCGAGACGGACCCGGGCGAGTGGCCCGGCGTGTGGATAACCTCAATCTCGCCCCGCATCCCGTCGGGCTCGATGGTCATGCCGTCGAGAAGCTCGATATCGACCTTTACCGGGCCGCCGACCAGCATGTCGAACCCCGGCACCGGTCGCTCGCGGTTCTGGCGAGCCACATCCTCGATCCAGACCCGCTCGGCGGGATGGGCCGCAATGTTGCACTGCGTTTCCTGCCGGATTGTCCGTGCCGCCCCGATATGATCGGGGTGGGAATGCGTCAGGACGATGAGGGCAATCTCCGACGGGTCACGCCCCGCGGAGCGGACAGCGTCGAAAATCAGCGCACCGGACCCGGCCACGCCCGTATCGACGAGGGTGATCGTCTCGCCGAATACGACATATGAGTACACGAACCGGTCGAGAGCGATGCCGGGTGCGACAGGGATTTTGAACGGATGCCTGAGCGCATGGACGGACGGAATAATCTGCATGGGAACTCCTTTCTGCAGGTATAGGGAGGACAGATGATAATAGGAAGGGAGAGAGCCGTATTCAGAATTCCATCCTCATCCGGTAACTACTGTTCCGGGCCGCCACCCGGCCATTCTTTGTATGGTATATCCCGCACACCGGCGTTGGTGTCCGCTGCCGATACGGGAGGAGCGTTGCCGATGAGATTCAGGAAAACCTCTTCGCTACCGTCCGGCCATCTGCGGGATTGAACCGTTCCTGCGCGATGCGGC
This region of Methanoculleus sp. SDB genomic DNA includes:
- a CDS encoding MBL fold metallo-hydrolase → MQIIPSVHALRHPFKIPVAPGIALDRFVYSYVVFGETITLVDTGVAGSGALIFDAVRSAGRDPSEIALIVLTHSHPDHIGAARTIRQETQCNIAAHPAERVWIEDVARQNRERPVPGFDMLVGGPVKVDIELLDGMTIEPDGMRGEIEVIHTPGHSPGSVSLFLHDENVLCCGDAVPVRGDLPVYDDALASVRSVERLRNRAGIKVLLSAWDEPRYGGEAYRVMDEGILYLQAIHEAVLSCAGAENPEPMALARDVAAVLGLPPGAVSPLLARTFLANVRVRDKKSLIDTSL